A genomic window from Microvirga sp. TS319 includes:
- a CDS encoding nitrilase-related carbon-nitrogen hydrolase translates to MLKVAAAQIETPLGDLGANQCKHLAVIDDARAAGVQVLLFPELSLVGHSGGREGPRVALSADHAILRELSLASGDMLTIVGAVEEAPSALFYNSAFGLTQGQVAFVHRKINLATYGRLEDGKFFGAGHGIKPHPLGPSWRAAVMICADLWNPALVHLAAMSGTSLLLAPISSAREAVGEAFDNSEGWAINSRFHAMTYGFPLVLANRVGREDDLTFWGGSRILDPTGRVITQAGAEEALITATLDYESVRQARFLLPTVRDGAAPFLARAFTRISEGFPS, encoded by the coding sequence ATGCTTAAAGTCGCAGCCGCCCAAATCGAAACACCCCTTGGCGATCTCGGTGCGAACCAATGCAAGCACCTGGCCGTGATCGACGATGCACGTGCGGCCGGCGTTCAGGTCCTGCTGTTTCCGGAGCTCTCGCTCGTCGGTCATTCAGGCGGACGCGAGGGACCCCGCGTTGCGCTTTCTGCCGATCATGCCATCCTCCGCGAGCTGAGCCTCGCAAGCGGCGACATGCTCACGATCGTGGGTGCGGTCGAGGAAGCGCCCAGTGCCCTGTTCTACAACAGTGCCTTCGGGTTGACGCAAGGCCAAGTCGCCTTCGTACACCGCAAGATCAATCTGGCCACCTATGGACGCCTTGAGGATGGAAAGTTCTTCGGCGCTGGCCATGGCATCAAGCCCCACCCGCTTGGGCCGTCCTGGCGGGCAGCGGTGATGATCTGTGCCGATCTCTGGAATCCGGCCCTGGTCCATTTGGCCGCCATGAGTGGGACGAGCCTGCTTCTGGCGCCGATAAGCTCCGCCCGGGAGGCGGTTGGGGAAGCGTTCGACAACAGCGAGGGTTGGGCGATCAATTCTCGGTTCCATGCGATGACTTACGGCTTTCCCCTGGTTCTCGCCAATCGGGTTGGGCGCGAGGATGACCTGACGTTCTGGGGTGGATCCCGCATCCTTGATCCGACCGGGCGCGTGATCACCCAGGCCGGTGCCGAGGAAGCGCTCATCACGGCGACCCTAGACTATGAAAGCGTGCGTCAGGCGCGCTTCCTGCTTCCGACGGTACGGGATGGCGCCGCCCCATTCCTGGCCCGCGCCTTCACCCGCATTTCCGAGGGGTTCCCTTCATGA
- a CDS encoding glycine betaine ABC transporter substrate-binding protein, translating into MKYLNRRVILATAAFAAMGLGSAFAQTPIVVGGKNFTEQQIMAEMTTQLLNAKGFKADKRAGMGSAVLRQAQENGQVDVYWEYTGTSLITYNKIADKLSPEETYKRVKDLDAQKGLVWLNPSRANNTYALVMNRDTAEKNGIVSISDLAGKVSGGDKLTFASNAEFAERPDGLKPLEETYKFNFGRANVKRMDSGLTYSALKERQVDVALAFATDGRIPAFNFVVLKDDKNFFPAYALTPVVRKQALDASPKLAELLNGLSAKLDDDTMAKLNASVDVDKKSIEEVSANFLKSNGLI; encoded by the coding sequence ATGAAGTATCTGAACCGTCGCGTCATCCTGGCTACCGCCGCCTTCGCCGCCATGGGGCTTGGCTCCGCATTCGCGCAGACTCCCATCGTCGTCGGTGGCAAGAACTTCACCGAGCAACAGATCATGGCCGAGATGACGACGCAGCTCCTGAACGCCAAGGGCTTCAAGGCCGATAAGCGCGCCGGGATGGGCAGTGCCGTTCTCCGGCAGGCTCAGGAGAATGGCCAGGTCGACGTCTATTGGGAGTATACCGGCACGTCGCTGATCACCTACAACAAGATCGCCGACAAGCTCTCGCCGGAGGAGACCTACAAGCGCGTCAAGGATCTGGATGCCCAGAAGGGACTCGTTTGGCTCAATCCGTCCCGCGCCAACAATACCTATGCGCTCGTCATGAACCGCGACACCGCGGAGAAGAACGGCATCGTCTCGATCAGCGATCTGGCCGGAAAGGTGAGCGGAGGCGATAAATTAACGTTCGCGAGCAACGCCGAGTTCGCCGAGCGCCCCGACGGGCTCAAGCCGCTCGAGGAAACCTACAAGTTCAACTTCGGTCGCGCGAACGTGAAGCGCATGGATTCTGGGCTCACTTATTCGGCCCTGAAGGAGCGCCAGGTTGACGTCGCTCTAGCCTTCGCAACGGACGGGCGCATTCCGGCCTTCAACTTCGTGGTGTTGAAGGACGACAAGAACTTCTTTCCGGCCTATGCCCTGACGCCCGTGGTCCGCAAGCAGGCGTTGGATGCCAGTCCGAAGCTGGCCGAGCTGCTGAATGGCCTGTCCGCAAAACTCGACGACGACACCATGGCAAAGCTCAACGCGAGCGTCGATGTCGATAAGAAGTCGATCGAGGAAGTCTCGGCGAACTTCCTGAAGTCCAACGGTCTCATCTGA